A DNA window from Peromyscus leucopus breed LL Stock chromosome 3, UCI_PerLeu_2.1, whole genome shotgun sequence contains the following coding sequences:
- the Fastk gene encoding fas-activated serine/threonine kinase isoform X1, with the protein MRRPRGEPDSRAPRATERVTYAGPGESWSPSPTSMLRLLLSAQTSPARLSGLLLIPPVQPCYLGSSKSGDRPFGGGPVQGGLQRLLEQARSPGELLRWLSQNPTKVRAHHYPVALRRLGQLLVSQPRPPPVEKATLQDLSQLIIRNCPSFDVHTIHVCLHLAVLLGFPSDGPLLCALERERRSRLPPKPPSPHQPAVHGGQRLETALSCPHFLRYPRQHLIRSLAEARPEELTPHVMVLLAQHLARHRLREPQLLEAIAHFLVVEEAQLNSKVVQKLVLPFGRLNYLPLEQQFMPCLERILAREAGVAPLATVNILMSLCQLQRFPSKALQFVFSPSFINHISGTPPSLIVRRYLSLLDTAVELELPGYQGPRLPQRQRVPIFPQPLITDRARCKYSHKDIVAEGLRQLLGEEKYRQDLTVPPGYCTDFLLCVGSSGAVLPVRTQDPFLPYPPRSCQQDQADSNPTTQGSPQRVVLMLRERWHFCRDGRVLLGSRALRERHLGLMGYQLLPLPFEELESQRGLPQLKSYLRQKLQALGLRWGPEGATALLMTVSALA; encoded by the exons ATGAGGAGGCCACGGGGGGAGCCCGACTCCCGGGCCCCGAGAGCAACTGAGAGAGTGACCTACGCGGGGCCCGGGGAGTCAT GGTCTCCATCACCCACCTCCATGCTTCGACTCCTGCTCTCTGCCCAGACTTCCCCCGCTCGGCTGTCTGGTCTGCTGCTCATCCCTCCAGTACAGCCTTGTTATTTGGGGTCCAGCAAGTCGGGGGACCGGCCTTTTGGAGGAGGCCCTGTGCAAGGAGGCCTTCAACGGCTTCTGGAACAGGCCCGGAGCCCTGGGGAGCTGCTGCGATGGCTGAGTCAGAACCCCACCAAGGTGCGAGCTCATCACTACCCCGTGGCACTTCGTCGTCTGGGACAGCTCTTGGTGTCTCAACCTAGGCCCCCTCCTGTGGAGAAGGCCACACTGCAGGACTTGAGTCAGCTCATCATCCGAAACTGCCCCTCCTTTGACGTTCACACCATCCATGTGTGTCTACACCTTGCAGTCTTACTTG GCTTTCCATCAGATGGACCACTCCTGTGTGCCCTGGAGCGGGAGCGAAGGTCCCGCCTCCCTCCAAAACCACCCTCCCCACATCAGCCTGCCGTCCATGGTGGGCAAAGGTTGGAAACGGCCCTGAGCTGCCCCCATTTCCTGCGGTACCCTCGTCAGCATCTGATCAGAAGCCTGGCAG AGGCAAGGCCAGAAGAATTGACTCCCCATGTAATGGTGCTTCTGGCTCAGCACCTGGCCCGGCACCGGTTGAGGGAACCCCAGCTTCTGGAAGCCATTGCTCACTTCCTGGTGGTTGAGGAAGCCCAGCTCAATAGCAAG GTGGTACAGAAGCTGGTCCTGCCCTTTGGGAGGTTGAACTACCTGCCCCTGGAGCAGCAGTTCATGCCCTGTCTGGAGAGGATCCTGGCCCGGGAAGCAGGGGTGGCGCCACTGGCCACAGTCAACATCCTGATGTCACTGTGCCAGCTGCAGCGCTTCCCCTCCAAAGCCTTGCAGTTCGTCTTCTCCCCCAGCTTCATCAACCACATCAGTG GCACCCCTCCTTCTCTGATTGTACGACGCTACCTCTCTCTACTCGACACGGCCGTGGAGCTTGAGCTCCCAGGGTACCAAGGCCCCCGCCTCCCCCAAAGACAGCGAGTGCCCATCTTCCCACAGCCCCTCATCACCGACCGTGCCCGCTGCAAGTACAG TCACAAGGACATAGTAGCCGAGGGGCTGCGCCAGCTTCTGGGGGAAGAAAAATACCGCCAGGACCTGACCGTACCTCCAGGCTACTGCACAG ACTTCCTGCTCTGTGTTGGTAGTTCTGGTGCTGTGCTACCTGTGAGGACACAAGACCCCTTCCTGCCCTACCCACCACGGTCCTGCCAACAGGACCAGGCTGACTCTAACCCTACAACCCAAGGCTCTCCCCAGAG GGTGGTGTTGATGCTGCGAGAACGCTGGCATTTCTGCCGTGACGGCAGGGTGCTGCTGGGCTCTCGGGCCCTGAGGGAGCGGCACCTGGGCCTGATGGGCTACCAGCTCCTGCCG CTGCCATTTGAAGAACTGGAGTCTCAGAGAGGCCTGCCTCAGCTCAAGAGCTACCTGAGGCAGAAACTTCAGGCCTTAGGCCTCCGCTGGGGACCTGAGG GTGCCACAGCCTTGCTCATGACAGTGAGTGCGTTAGCGTGA
- the Tmub1 gene encoding transmembrane and ubiquitin-like domain-containing protein 1, with translation MALIEGVGDEVTVLFSVLACLLVLALAWVSTHTTENTESLPQPSGTATPAQPSEAMAATDSIREEAPGAESPSLRHRGPSAQPEPDTGVTATTPPPDSLQEPLVLRLKFLNDSEQVARAWPQDTIGSLKRTQFPGREQQVRLIYQGQLLGDDTQTLGSLHLPPNCVLHCHVSTRVGPPHPPCPPGSEPGPSGLEIGSLLLPLLLLLLLLLWYCQIQYRPFFPLTATLGLAGFTLLLSLLAFAMYRP, from the exons ATGGCCTTGATTGAAGGGGTAGGTGATGAGGTGACTGTCCTTTTTTCGGTGCTTGCCTGCCTTCTGGTGCTGGCCCTTGCCTGGGTCTCAACACATACCACTGAGAACACAGAGTCCCTGCCACAGCCATCAGGGACCGCGACACCAGCACAGCCCAGTGAAGCCATGGCAGCCACAGACAGCATCAGAGAGGAGGCCCCCGGGGCTGAGAGCCCCAGCCTGAGAcacagaggtccatctgcacaGCCAGAGCCTGACACAGGGGTCACAGCCACAACCCCACCTCCGGACTCCCTTCAGGAACCCCTAGTACTCCGGCTGAAGTTTCTCAATGACTCTGAGCAGGTGGCCAGGGCCTGGCCTCAGGACACCATTGGCTCCTTGAAAAG GACCCAGTTTCCGGGCCGGGAACAGCAGGTTCGACTCATCTACCAAGGCCAACTGCTAGGAGACGACACCCAGACACTGGgcagcctccacctcccccccAACTGCGTTCTCCACTGCCACGTGTCCACGAGAGTCGGTCCCCCACATCCCCCCTGCCCACCAGGGTCAGAGCCCGGCCCCTCCGGGCTGGAAATCGGCAGCCTTCTGCTGCCTCtgttgctcctgctgctgctcctgctctggTACTGCCAGATCCAGTACCGGCCCTTCTTTCCCCTGACAGCCACCCTGGGCCTGGCCGGTTTCACCCTGCTCCTCAGTCTCCTGGCCTTTGCCATGTACCGCCCGTAG
- the Fastk gene encoding fas-activated serine/threonine kinase isoform X2: MRRPRGEPDSRAPRATERVTYAGPGESWSPSPTSMLRLLLSAQTSPARLSGLLLIPPVQPCYLGSSKSGDRPFGGGPVQGGLQRLLEQARSPGELLRWLSQNPTKVRAHHYPVALRRLGQLLVSQPRPPPVEKATLQDLSQLIIRNCPSFDVHTIHVCLHLAVLLGFPSDGPLLCALERERRSRLPPKPPSPHQPAVHGGQRLETALSCPHFLRYPRQHLIRSLAEARPEELTPHVMVLLAQHLARHRLREPQLLEAIAHFLVVEEAQLNSKVVQKLVLPFGRLNYLPLEQQFMPCLERILAREAGVAPLATVNILMSLCQLQRFPSKALQFVFSPSFINHISGTPPSLIVRRYLSLLDTAVELELPGYQGPRLPQRQRVPIFPQPLITDRARCKYSHKDIVAEGLRQLLGEEKYRQDLTVPPGYCTDFLLCVGSSGAVLPVRTQDPFLPYPPRSCQQDQADSNPTTQGSPQRVVLMLRERWHFCRDGRVLLGSRALRERHLGLMGYQLLPLPFEELESQRGLPQLKSYLRQKLQALGLRWGPEGG; encoded by the exons ATGAGGAGGCCACGGGGGGAGCCCGACTCCCGGGCCCCGAGAGCAACTGAGAGAGTGACCTACGCGGGGCCCGGGGAGTCAT GGTCTCCATCACCCACCTCCATGCTTCGACTCCTGCTCTCTGCCCAGACTTCCCCCGCTCGGCTGTCTGGTCTGCTGCTCATCCCTCCAGTACAGCCTTGTTATTTGGGGTCCAGCAAGTCGGGGGACCGGCCTTTTGGAGGAGGCCCTGTGCAAGGAGGCCTTCAACGGCTTCTGGAACAGGCCCGGAGCCCTGGGGAGCTGCTGCGATGGCTGAGTCAGAACCCCACCAAGGTGCGAGCTCATCACTACCCCGTGGCACTTCGTCGTCTGGGACAGCTCTTGGTGTCTCAACCTAGGCCCCCTCCTGTGGAGAAGGCCACACTGCAGGACTTGAGTCAGCTCATCATCCGAAACTGCCCCTCCTTTGACGTTCACACCATCCATGTGTGTCTACACCTTGCAGTCTTACTTG GCTTTCCATCAGATGGACCACTCCTGTGTGCCCTGGAGCGGGAGCGAAGGTCCCGCCTCCCTCCAAAACCACCCTCCCCACATCAGCCTGCCGTCCATGGTGGGCAAAGGTTGGAAACGGCCCTGAGCTGCCCCCATTTCCTGCGGTACCCTCGTCAGCATCTGATCAGAAGCCTGGCAG AGGCAAGGCCAGAAGAATTGACTCCCCATGTAATGGTGCTTCTGGCTCAGCACCTGGCCCGGCACCGGTTGAGGGAACCCCAGCTTCTGGAAGCCATTGCTCACTTCCTGGTGGTTGAGGAAGCCCAGCTCAATAGCAAG GTGGTACAGAAGCTGGTCCTGCCCTTTGGGAGGTTGAACTACCTGCCCCTGGAGCAGCAGTTCATGCCCTGTCTGGAGAGGATCCTGGCCCGGGAAGCAGGGGTGGCGCCACTGGCCACAGTCAACATCCTGATGTCACTGTGCCAGCTGCAGCGCTTCCCCTCCAAAGCCTTGCAGTTCGTCTTCTCCCCCAGCTTCATCAACCACATCAGTG GCACCCCTCCTTCTCTGATTGTACGACGCTACCTCTCTCTACTCGACACGGCCGTGGAGCTTGAGCTCCCAGGGTACCAAGGCCCCCGCCTCCCCCAAAGACAGCGAGTGCCCATCTTCCCACAGCCCCTCATCACCGACCGTGCCCGCTGCAAGTACAG TCACAAGGACATAGTAGCCGAGGGGCTGCGCCAGCTTCTGGGGGAAGAAAAATACCGCCAGGACCTGACCGTACCTCCAGGCTACTGCACAG ACTTCCTGCTCTGTGTTGGTAGTTCTGGTGCTGTGCTACCTGTGAGGACACAAGACCCCTTCCTGCCCTACCCACCACGGTCCTGCCAACAGGACCAGGCTGACTCTAACCCTACAACCCAAGGCTCTCCCCAGAG GGTGGTGTTGATGCTGCGAGAACGCTGGCATTTCTGCCGTGACGGCAGGGTGCTGCTGGGCTCTCGGGCCCTGAGGGAGCGGCACCTGGGCCTGATGGGCTACCAGCTCCTGCCG CTGCCATTTGAAGAACTGGAGTCTCAGAGAGGCCTGCCTCAGCTCAAGAGCTACCTGAGGCAGAAACTTCAGGCCTTAGGCCTCCGCTGGGGACCTGAGGGTGGGTGA
- the Fastk gene encoding fas-activated serine/threonine kinase isoform X3 — MLRLLLSAQTSPARLSGLLLIPPVQPCYLGSSKSGDRPFGGGPVQGGLQRLLEQARSPGELLRWLSQNPTKVRAHHYPVALRRLGQLLVSQPRPPPVEKATLQDLSQLIIRNCPSFDVHTIHVCLHLAVLLGFPSDGPLLCALERERRSRLPPKPPSPHQPAVHGGQRLETALSCPHFLRYPRQHLIRSLAEARPEELTPHVMVLLAQHLARHRLREPQLLEAIAHFLVVEEAQLNSKVVQKLVLPFGRLNYLPLEQQFMPCLERILAREAGVAPLATVNILMSLCQLQRFPSKALQFVFSPSFINHISGTPPSLIVRRYLSLLDTAVELELPGYQGPRLPQRQRVPIFPQPLITDRARCKYSHKDIVAEGLRQLLGEEKYRQDLTVPPGYCTDFLLCVGSSGAVLPVRTQDPFLPYPPRSCQQDQADSNPTTQGSPQRVVLMLRERWHFCRDGRVLLGSRALRERHLGLMGYQLLPLPFEELESQRGLPQLKSYLRQKLQALGLRWGPEGATALLMTVSALA, encoded by the exons ATGCTTCGACTCCTGCTCTCTGCCCAGACTTCCCCCGCTCGGCTGTCTGGTCTGCTGCTCATCCCTCCAGTACAGCCTTGTTATTTGGGGTCCAGCAAGTCGGGGGACCGGCCTTTTGGAGGAGGCCCTGTGCAAGGAGGCCTTCAACGGCTTCTGGAACAGGCCCGGAGCCCTGGGGAGCTGCTGCGATGGCTGAGTCAGAACCCCACCAAGGTGCGAGCTCATCACTACCCCGTGGCACTTCGTCGTCTGGGACAGCTCTTGGTGTCTCAACCTAGGCCCCCTCCTGTGGAGAAGGCCACACTGCAGGACTTGAGTCAGCTCATCATCCGAAACTGCCCCTCCTTTGACGTTCACACCATCCATGTGTGTCTACACCTTGCAGTCTTACTTG GCTTTCCATCAGATGGACCACTCCTGTGTGCCCTGGAGCGGGAGCGAAGGTCCCGCCTCCCTCCAAAACCACCCTCCCCACATCAGCCTGCCGTCCATGGTGGGCAAAGGTTGGAAACGGCCCTGAGCTGCCCCCATTTCCTGCGGTACCCTCGTCAGCATCTGATCAGAAGCCTGGCAG AGGCAAGGCCAGAAGAATTGACTCCCCATGTAATGGTGCTTCTGGCTCAGCACCTGGCCCGGCACCGGTTGAGGGAACCCCAGCTTCTGGAAGCCATTGCTCACTTCCTGGTGGTTGAGGAAGCCCAGCTCAATAGCAAG GTGGTACAGAAGCTGGTCCTGCCCTTTGGGAGGTTGAACTACCTGCCCCTGGAGCAGCAGTTCATGCCCTGTCTGGAGAGGATCCTGGCCCGGGAAGCAGGGGTGGCGCCACTGGCCACAGTCAACATCCTGATGTCACTGTGCCAGCTGCAGCGCTTCCCCTCCAAAGCCTTGCAGTTCGTCTTCTCCCCCAGCTTCATCAACCACATCAGTG GCACCCCTCCTTCTCTGATTGTACGACGCTACCTCTCTCTACTCGACACGGCCGTGGAGCTTGAGCTCCCAGGGTACCAAGGCCCCCGCCTCCCCCAAAGACAGCGAGTGCCCATCTTCCCACAGCCCCTCATCACCGACCGTGCCCGCTGCAAGTACAG TCACAAGGACATAGTAGCCGAGGGGCTGCGCCAGCTTCTGGGGGAAGAAAAATACCGCCAGGACCTGACCGTACCTCCAGGCTACTGCACAG ACTTCCTGCTCTGTGTTGGTAGTTCTGGTGCTGTGCTACCTGTGAGGACACAAGACCCCTTCCTGCCCTACCCACCACGGTCCTGCCAACAGGACCAGGCTGACTCTAACCCTACAACCCAAGGCTCTCCCCAGAG GGTGGTGTTGATGCTGCGAGAACGCTGGCATTTCTGCCGTGACGGCAGGGTGCTGCTGGGCTCTCGGGCCCTGAGGGAGCGGCACCTGGGCCTGATGGGCTACCAGCTCCTGCCG CTGCCATTTGAAGAACTGGAGTCTCAGAGAGGCCTGCCTCAGCTCAAGAGCTACCTGAGGCAGAAACTTCAGGCCTTAGGCCTCCGCTGGGGACCTGAGG GTGCCACAGCCTTGCTCATGACAGTGAGTGCGTTAGCGTGA